A single genomic interval of Streptococcus oralis subsp. dentisani harbors:
- a CDS encoding M57 family metalloprotease, translating into MFWIIRLFFRFLLGIWRFFWRLVWTVVILLLIAFGVVWYLAGDFHSAVNQVEKMSQIGQGGWNQWKETGTLEVLSQTDSHQYAEGKWAQASARIYIEPQMDETFQGTYAEAIKNWNQTGAFTFEVVADPSQADIVASEMNDGSTAVAGQAESQTNLLTNQFISVTVRLNHYYLSNPNYGYSYERIVHTAEHELGHAIGLDHTNEISVMQPAGSYYGIQPRDVTAVQELYTSSD; encoded by the coding sequence ATGTTCTGGATTATTCGACTATTCTTCCGATTTCTTTTGGGAATTTGGCGTTTCTTCTGGCGTCTGGTTTGGACCGTGGTCATTCTACTGCTCATTGCCTTTGGAGTGGTTTGGTATCTGGCAGGTGATTTTCATTCTGCGGTCAATCAGGTTGAAAAAATGAGCCAGATTGGTCAAGGTGGCTGGAATCAGTGGAAGGAGACGGGAACGCTGGAAGTCTTGTCTCAGACAGACAGTCACCAATATGCAGAAGGCAAGTGGGCTCAGGCCTCAGCTCGCATCTATATTGAGCCTCAAATGGATGAGACCTTCCAAGGTACCTATGCAGAAGCCATAAAAAACTGGAATCAAACGGGAGCCTTTACCTTTGAGGTGGTTGCGGATCCTAGTCAGGCAGATATTGTGGCAAGTGAGATGAATGATGGATCGACCGCTGTAGCAGGTCAAGCTGAGAGTCAAACCAATCTGTTAACCAATCAATTTATATCTGTAACGGTTCGCCTGAATCACTATTATCTATCCAATCCAAACTATGGTTATTCTTATGAACGGATCGTGCACACAGCGGAGCACGAGCTGGGGCATGCTATCGGATTGGATCATACCAACGAGATTTCTGTCATGCAGCCAGCAGGCTCCTACTATGGAATTCAGCCTCGGGATGTGACAGCTGTTCAAGAACTCTATACCAGTAGCGACTAG
- a CDS encoding nitroreductase family protein: MKFLELNKKRHATKRFTDKPVDPKDVRTAIEIATLAPSAHNSQPWKFVVVREKNAELAKLAYGSNFEQVSSAPVTIALFTDTDLAKRARKIARVGGANNFSEEQLQYFMKNLPAEFARYSEQQVSDYLALNAGLVAMNLVLALTDQGIGSNIILGFDKSKANEVLNIEDRFRPELLITVGYTDEKLEPSYRLPVDEIIEKR, translated from the coding sequence ATGAAATTTCTTGAATTAAATAAAAAACGTCATGCGACTAAGCGTTTCACTGATAAGCCGGTGGATCCCAAAGATGTGCGTACGGCTATCGAAATCGCAACCTTGGCCCCAAGCGCTCACAACAGCCAACCTTGGAAATTTGTGGTCGTTCGTGAGAAAAATGCTGAATTGGCAAAATTGGCTTATGGTTCGAACTTTGAGCAGGTATCATCAGCACCTGTAACCATTGCCTTGTTTACAGATACAGATCTTGCCAAACGTGCCCGCAAGATTGCCCGAGTTGGTGGTGCTAATAACTTCTCTGAAGAGCAACTTCAATATTTTATGAAGAATCTGCCTGCCGAGTTTGCACGTTACAGTGAGCAACAAGTCAGTGACTACCTAGCCCTCAATGCAGGTTTGGTTGCCATGAACTTGGTTCTGGCTCTGACAGACCAAGGAATCGGTTCTAACATTATTCTTGGATTTGACAAATCAAAGGCCAATGAGGTTTTGAATATCGAAGATCGTTTCCGTCCAGAACTTTTGATCACAGTGGGTTACACAGATGAAAAATTGGAACCAAGCTACCGCTTGCCAGTAGATGAAATCATCGAGAAAAGATAG
- the uvrC gene encoding excinuclease ABC subunit UvrC, protein MNNLIKSKLELLPTSPGCYIHKDKNGTIIYVGKAKNLRNRVRSYFRGSHDTKTEALVSEIVDFEFIVTESNIEALLLEINLIKENKPKYNIMLKDDKSYPFIKITNERYPRLIITRQVKKDGGLYFGPYPDVGAANEIKRLLDRIFPFRKCTNPPSKVCFYYHIGQCVAHTICKKDEAYFKSMAQEVSDFLKGQDDKIIDDLKGKMTKAAQSMEFERAAEYRDLIQAIGTLRTKQRVMSKDLQNRDVFGYYVDKGWMCVQVFFVRQGKLIERDVNLFPYYNDPDEDFLTYVGQFYQEKSHLVPNEVLIPQDIDEEAVKVLVDTKILKPQRGEKKQLVNLAIKNARVSLEQKFNLLEKSVEKTQGAIENLGRLLQIPTPVRIESFDNSNIMGTSPVSAMVVFVNGKPSKKDYRKYKIKTVIGPDDYASMREVIRRRYGRVQRDGLTPPDLIVIDGGQGQVNIAKQVIQEELGLDIPIAGLQKNDKHQTHELLFGDPLEVVELSRNSQEFFLLQRIQDEVHRFAITFHRQLRSKNSFSSQLDGIEGLGPKRKQNLMKHFKSLTKIKEASVDEIVEVGVPRAVAEAVQTKLNPQEEVELAQVAEEQVYYQTEGDHYEQ, encoded by the coding sequence ATGAATAACTTAATCAAATCAAAACTGGAGCTCTTGCCGACCAGCCCTGGTTGTTACATTCACAAGGATAAAAATGGCACCATTATCTATGTAGGAAAGGCTAAAAATCTGCGCAATCGTGTGCGGTCTTATTTTCGCGGGAGTCATGATACCAAGACGGAGGCTCTGGTGTCTGAGATTGTAGATTTTGAATTTATCGTCACTGAGTCTAATATTGAGGCTCTTCTCCTAGAAATCAACCTGATCAAGGAAAATAAGCCCAAGTACAATATCATGCTCAAGGATGATAAGTCTTATCCTTTCATCAAAATCACCAATGAACGCTATCCTCGCTTGATTATCACCCGTCAGGTCAAAAAGGACGGTGGTCTCTACTTTGGTCCCTATCCAGATGTGGGGGCAGCCAATGAAATCAAGCGGCTTTTAGATCGGATTTTTCCTTTTCGCAAGTGTACTAATCCACCGTCTAAGGTCTGTTTTTACTACCATATCGGCCAGTGTGTGGCCCATACCATCTGTAAAAAAGATGAGGCTTATTTCAAGTCCATGGCCCAGGAGGTTTCTGATTTCCTAAAAGGGCAGGATGACAAAATCATTGATGACCTCAAGGGTAAGATGACAAAGGCAGCTCAGAGTATGGAGTTTGAACGTGCGGCGGAATACCGTGACCTGATTCAGGCTATTGGAACGCTTCGGACCAAGCAACGAGTTATGTCTAAAGACCTCCAAAACCGTGATGTCTTTGGCTACTATGTGGACAAGGGCTGGATGTGTGTCCAGGTTTTCTTTGTCCGTCAGGGCAAGCTCATTGAGCGGGACGTCAATCTCTTCCCCTACTACAATGATCCGGATGAGGACTTCTTGACCTATGTGGGACAATTCTATCAAGAAAAATCTCACCTGGTTCCCAATGAAGTATTGATTCCGCAGGATATCGATGAAGAAGCAGTCAAGGTCTTGGTGGATACCAAGATTCTCAAACCTCAGCGTGGTGAGAAAAAACAGCTGGTCAATCTAGCTATAAAGAATGCCCGTGTTAGTCTGGAGCAGAAGTTCAATCTGCTAGAAAAATCTGTCGAAAAGACCCAAGGGGCTATTGAAAATCTAGGACGCTTGCTCCAAATCCCAACCCCAGTCCGCATCGAGTCCTTTGATAACTCTAATATCATGGGAACCAGCCCTGTTTCAGCTATGGTGGTCTTTGTTAATGGCAAACCGAGTAAAAAAGACTACCGTAAATACAAAATCAAGACTGTCATTGGGCCTGATGATTATGCGAGTATGCGAGAGGTCATTCGCAGACGCTATGGCCGAGTTCAACGTGATGGTTTAACCCCTCCAGATTTGATTGTCATTGATGGGGGACAAGGTCAAGTCAATATTGCCAAGCAGGTCATTCAAGAAGAGCTAGGTTTGGATATTCCTATTGCAGGTCTGCAAAAGAATGACAAGCACCAAACCCACGAGCTGCTCTTTGGAGATCCGCTGGAAGTAGTGGAGTTATCTCGCAATTCTCAGGAATTTTTCCTCCTCCAACGCATCCAGGATGAGGTGCACCGCTTTGCTATCACTTTCCACCGCCAACTGCGCTCCAAAAATTCCTTTTCATCACAACTGGATGGGATTGAAGGATTGGGGCCTAAACGTAAGCAGAATCTTATGAAACATTTCAAGTCTCTAACTAAAATCAAGGAAGCCAGTGTGGATGAGATTGTCGAAGTTGGGGTGCCAAGAGCAGTCGCAGAAGCTGTGCAAACCAAGTTGAACCCGCAGGAAGAAGTGGAGTTGGCTCAAGTGGCGGAAGAACAAGTATATTACCAAACGGAAGGAGACCATTATGAACAATAA
- a CDS encoding metallophosphoesterase family protein — protein MNNKIAILSDIHGNATALEAVIADAKTQGASEYWLMGDIFLPGPGANDLVALLNELPITASVRGNWDDCVLEALDGQYGLEDPQEVQLLRMTQYLMERMDPDQIAWLRSLPMVAKKEIDGLRFSLSHNLPDKNYGGDLLVDNDTEKFDQLLDEETDVAVYGHVHKQLLRYGSRGQQIINPGSIGMPYFDWEALKNHRAQYAVIEVEDGELVNIHFRKVAYDYEAELELAKSKGLPFIEMYEELRREDNYRGHNLELLASLIEKHGYVEDVKDYFDFLQS, from the coding sequence ATGAACAATAAAATCGCAATTTTATCAGATATTCATGGCAATGCGACAGCCTTAGAAGCAGTAATTGCAGATGCTAAAACTCAAGGAGCCAGTGAATATTGGCTCATGGGAGACATTTTCCTCCCGGGTCCAGGTGCAAATGACTTGGTCGCTCTGTTAAATGAACTTCCTATCACAGCAAGTGTTCGAGGCAATTGGGATGATTGTGTCCTTGAGGCTTTAGATGGGCAATATGGCTTAGAAGACCCACAGGAAGTTCAGCTCTTGCGTATGACGCAGTATTTGATGGAGCGAATGGATCCCGATCAGATCGCTTGGCTGCGGAGCCTGCCTATGGTTGCGAAGAAAGAAATTGATGGGCTGCGTTTTTCGCTCTCTCACAACTTACCTGACAAAAACTATGGAGGAGACTTGCTGGTTGACAATGATACGGAGAAATTTGACCAGCTACTTGATGAGGAGACAGATGTAGCAGTTTACGGTCATGTCCACAAGCAGTTGCTTCGTTATGGAAGCCGAGGGCAACAAATCATCAATCCAGGTTCGATTGGCATGCCCTATTTTGATTGGGAGGCGTTAAAAAATCACCGTGCTCAGTATGCCGTGATAGAAGTTGAAGATGGGGAATTGGTCAATATCCATTTTCGTAAAGTCGCTTATGATTATGAAGCGGAGCTAGAATTGGCCAAGTCCAAAGGCCTTCCCTTTATCGAAATGTATGAAGAGCTACGACGAGAAGACAACTATCGGGGGCACAATCTGGAACTTTTAGCTAGTTTAATCGAAAAGCATGGATATGTAGAGGATGTGAAAGATTATTTTGATTTTCTGCAAAGTTAG
- a CDS encoding aminoacyltransferase, protein MYRYQVDIPDEEHDEFVRQSPLVNILQSSAWASVKSEWENEKVGFYKDDKLVGVSSLLYRSLPFGFTMCYIARGPIIDYTNRALVEFVFASLRDIAKRKRALFIKIDPTLCLSKTVLNKQDSDYSETLVTLQYLRELGFIWSGKTTGMADTIQPRIQAKIYKENFGEDKLSKSTKQAIRTAQNKGIKVQFGGIELLDSFSLLMKKTEARKNISLRNEAYYRNLLLTFQNHAYITLSTLDLSERLQELEEQWTQNQIFIQSLVNTAKSSKFQTRLKEKERLDEEITFLKKHISAGVLIAPLAATLTLEFGQTSVNLYAGMDEEFKRYNAPILTWYQTAHHAFERGSLWQNLGGIEHARDGGLYRFKSNFNPTIEEYFGEFTLPTHPLYPVISLVFDLRKKLRKKYHRK, encoded by the coding sequence ATGTATCGTTATCAAGTTGATATTCCTGATGAAGAACACGATGAGTTTGTTAGACAGAGTCCTTTAGTGAATATATTGCAAAGTAGCGCTTGGGCGAGTGTGAAAAGTGAATGGGAAAATGAAAAAGTTGGCTTTTACAAGGATGATAAATTGGTAGGTGTGTCCAGTTTGCTTTATAGATCCTTGCCCTTTGGCTTCACGATGTGCTATATTGCTAGGGGACCCATTATAGATTATACTAACAGGGCTTTGGTGGAGTTTGTATTTGCTTCACTTAGAGATATTGCAAAAAGAAAACGTGCCTTATTTATCAAAATTGATCCGACTCTTTGTTTAAGTAAAACAGTTCTTAATAAACAAGACTCAGATTATTCAGAAACATTAGTAACACTTCAATACCTCAGAGAGTTGGGTTTTATTTGGTCTGGTAAAACAACTGGGATGGCTGATACTATTCAGCCTCGTATTCAGGCGAAAATATATAAGGAAAATTTTGGTGAAGATAAACTTTCGAAGTCAACAAAACAAGCTATTCGAACAGCACAGAATAAGGGGATCAAGGTTCAGTTTGGCGGAATAGAATTGCTGGATTCTTTTTCTCTTTTGATGAAGAAAACAGAAGCACGTAAAAATATTTCCTTAAGGAATGAAGCTTATTACAGAAATTTATTGTTAACTTTTCAAAATCATGCCTATATCACACTTTCAACTCTTGATTTATCTGAGCGTTTGCAAGAATTAGAAGAACAGTGGACTCAGAATCAGATTTTTATTCAATCTTTAGTAAATACAGCTAAGTCTTCAAAATTTCAAACTAGATTGAAAGAAAAAGAACGTTTAGACGAGGAAATTACGTTTTTGAAAAAACATATTTCTGCAGGTGTTTTGATTGCTCCCTTAGCAGCGACTTTGACTCTAGAATTTGGCCAGACCTCTGTCAATCTATATGCGGGTATGGATGAAGAATTTAAACGCTATAATGCGCCAATTTTAACTTGGTATCAGACGGCTCATCATGCTTTCGAGCGTGGCTCTCTATGGCAAAATCTTGGAGGAATTGAGCACGCTAGAGATGGTGGCCTTTATCGGTTTAAATCAAATTTTAATCCCACCATTGAAGAGTACTTTGGTGAGTTCACACTGCCTACTCACCCCCTATATCCTGTAATTAGTCTTGTCTTTGATCTGCGTAAAAAATTAAGAAAAAAATATCATAGAAAGTAA
- a CDS encoding aminoacyltransferase, with protein MTLTTLTKEEFQHYSETVPCRSFMQSVQMGDLLEKREAKVTYLSLKQEGEIQVAALVYCLPMLGGFHMEINSGPIYTKNEFLSEFYLALKEYARQNGVLELVVKPYEIYQKFDSDGNPSTEEKVDSISVLTDLGYQYDGLQTGYPAGEPNWFYCKDLSELNEENLIQSFSKKGKQLVKKSQTFGIQLKKLKREELPIFKDITKETSERREYSDKSLEYYEHFYDSFGERAEFMIAILNFSEYLTNLINRQSQLIKQKDALLSLLEKYPDSAQKKKELRELSRQLETFDVRKAEACKLIEKYGHQDMVLAGSLFVYMPQETTYLFSGSYTEFNKFYAPALLQEYVMVESIRRGISKYNFLGIQGIFDGSDGVLRFKQNFNGYIVRKPGTFRYYPSPLKYKCIQLLKKLLRR; from the coding sequence ATGACACTGACTACACTCACTAAAGAAGAGTTTCAACATTATTCGGAAACGGTTCCTTGTCGTTCCTTTATGCAGTCTGTCCAGATGGGAGATTTGCTAGAAAAAAGGGAAGCTAAAGTAACTTACCTTTCTTTGAAACAGGAAGGAGAAATTCAGGTTGCGGCTCTAGTTTATTGCTTGCCGATGCTAGGTGGATTTCATATGGAAATCAATTCGGGCCCAATCTATACTAAAAACGAGTTTCTTTCGGAATTTTATCTTGCTTTAAAGGAATATGCAAGGCAAAATGGTGTATTGGAGTTGGTTGTAAAACCTTACGAAATCTATCAGAAATTTGATAGCGATGGAAATCCAAGTACAGAAGAAAAAGTGGACTCTATTTCGGTTTTGACAGATCTTGGTTACCAATATGATGGTCTGCAGACGGGTTATCCGGCTGGGGAACCAAATTGGTTCTATTGTAAAGATTTGTCTGAATTGAATGAAGAGAATTTGATTCAAAGTTTTAGCAAAAAGGGGAAACAATTAGTCAAAAAATCTCAGACTTTTGGTATTCAGCTGAAAAAGTTGAAACGCGAGGAACTTCCGATTTTTAAAGATATAACAAAAGAAACCTCTGAACGTAGAGAATATAGTGATAAAAGTTTAGAATATTATGAGCATTTTTATGATTCTTTTGGAGAGCGCGCTGAGTTTATGATTGCGATACTCAATTTTTCAGAGTATTTAACAAATTTAATAAACAGGCAAAGTCAATTAATAAAACAAAAGGATGCGCTATTATCTTTGCTTGAGAAGTATCCAGATTCGGCACAAAAGAAAAAAGAGTTAAGGGAACTATCTCGACAATTGGAAACCTTTGATGTTCGTAAGGCAGAGGCATGTAAATTGATTGAGAAATATGGTCATCAGGATATGGTTTTGGCTGGTAGTCTATTTGTCTATATGCCTCAAGAAACGACTTATCTTTTTAGTGGTTCTTATACGGAGTTCAATAAATTCTATGCACCTGCTCTTCTTCAAGAATATGTGATGGTGGAAAGTATCAGGCGTGGTATTTCTAAGTATAATTTTTTAGGTATTCAGGGGATTTTTGATGGCAGTGATGGCGTATTACGCTTTAAACAAAATTTTAATGGCTATATTGTGCGTAAGCCTGGAACATTTCGTTATTATCCATCTCCATTGAAATATAAGTGTATTCAATTGTTAAAGAAATTATTAAGACGTTGA